The DNA window ATTGCATGTTTCAAACTTTTTCTATCCATGTTACCTAATgtgtaattaaaacaaaaacatctcaaaGTACGCGTTTTAATGTCAAAGTCTGCAGTAAACATCAAAGCCTAATTATATTGACAGCGTTGTAAATTTCCAACACATAACTTACAAAGCCAAACATTCTGTAAGGTCTTTCCAGGGGTAGTTTTCACAGCGTGACTATTTAATTTCGCTGAACGAGCCCTGGCATTGCTAGAACTCAGATTCCCACGATGCACCGCTCCATTCTTCGTCGGCGAACAAAAACGCggaaacaaaagaaataatCAGTTTGTCATAACAAATGACACGGAGCTGAAAGTGAGCGTATAGTCGTAGCTGACAGCTGTCATAGTTAACACGGTAGCCTCCCCTTACCCCGTCTAAAAGACTTACCATGGCTTTGAAAAGAATAAGAAAGGTAAGATTATTCGTCTTTTTCTGGATTTATTTAAGGCTGGAGCGATGCGGAAGCGCCGCTGTGTATCTTAGCAAGTCAACCGAGGGTGTAGCATCTGTTTTGCTAACCTGACGTGAGGACATATTGTACCGATAGTTCACAAGTGTGGTGAACTCGACAACTGAATTCACAAGATAAGCTTACTGGTTAACAAATCCCGTCATCACGACAGCGTTGATGACATGTCGGGAGCCTCAGATGTTCATCTTGTAAGCTGAAGTTGGCCTAGCAAAAGTGAAGCAGCGAAGTGAAAGGCAAATTCATGTCGGTGTTTCTGGCGTATCTCCACTACATGTTAATTATCTGAAGTGTTAGTAAGTCGTTTGCCAAAGTGTGTTCAAAGTTCAACGAGCTGCTGTTGTGTCAAATAAATGCGCAGGGCGAGAAGCTGTTACACTATTTTAATTCTtactataaaaaaatatattttttcaggAGTTGATGGACTTACAGAAGGACCCTCCAGCTTCCTGTTCAGCTGGGCCTGTTGGGGATGACAGTAAGTGTTAGAATACCTGACATGTGTGTAAAATAACTTCTGTCTGTGATATTGTTGTTGCTTTGGAGACTGTGTTGGCACTGTTCCTGATATTTTTGGTTTACATCACTAATACAATGTTCTCACAGATGTATtatctctttctttgttttcttttagtgtTTCACTGGCAAGCTACCATCACGGGACCGGTGAGCTTTTTCTGGATTAGTTTCCTGGATTTCTGTTAAACCAAGCTGCTTCTGGATCTGTAGACAATAGTGTTTTATGTTGACTTCACAGCCCTTTTCTATTCAGCGTGGAAAAGCACAGACTGGCACACTCCATCCCTGTGTTGCTAACTGAAGCCAAACGGCATTACTGAGACAATAGGGAAAGGGGGACAACCACAATGTCttaatttaaacaaatgaaagaaaaactaatGAGCTCAATTGTGTAATTATCTAACTGGTTGGGATAAGGATACAGGCGGTACTGAGCATGATTTAACGTTGATGtacctgtttgttttcagaatgACAGCCCGTATCATGGTGGAGTTTTCTTCCTCTCCGTCCATTTTCCCACTGACTATCCCTTTAAACCACCAAAGGTAAGATTTCTCATCTTGGAGATTGATTTACTGTGTTGTAAAACATTTCCAcgattttcttatatttataaagggaatgaaaaaacattaataaattCATGCCCTACTAAGAAGTTAATTTCAATTTTAATTTCtcctttttaacctttttttcgcAGCTTGCctttacaacaaaaatatatcacCCGAACATAAACGGCAATGGTAGCATCTGTCTTGACATCTTGAGGTCACAGTGGTCCCCTGCACTGACAGTATCAAAAGGTAACTAACTGCTTTAGTCGGCCTGTACAAGGCAATGTAGATCATTACAGCAGCACTGCTAGGGTTCTGATTTCTACCATCTAGTCTGAAGTCACAAGGatagacagattttttttttttttttttttttaagaaatatgaCTTACTGAAGTTTAAACGTAGATGTCGGAACAAGTCATAATGTTACATTCACTCAAACCTAAATCTGGAATCCACCAAATCTCCAGCTTCTTTTAATACTGAAAACAGGCTTTCCAAAGATGAACCTCTGCTTTGTGTACTTTTTCACTtaagaaaactgtaaattaacacattttggATTTTAAAGAGAAACAGGTGAATCTTTGAATACTTGTGTTGACAGTAGTTGCTAAAAtgacgatttttttttttaaggacctAAACACCAGATTTTATTAGAAAAGTGCTAATTTGTATTTAGGGAATGAGCTAAAATAACTAagttatttctattttaatttaacGCTTTGTGCTTACTAATTGTTACTTTTTTCTTCCAGTTTTACTATCCATATGCTCTTTGCTGTGCGACCCAAATCCAGATGATCCACTTGTTCCGGACATTGCAAAGATCTACaaatcagacagacagaagtgagTTTGAAAGCCAAGACAACTGGCCTGTGGGAACACTGGTAACACTGGTAACATTCACCTTTTGATAAGAAACCCATTCTGATCTTCTTTTGTCTCTAGGTACAACCAAATAGCCAGGGAATGGACTCAGACCTATGCAATGTGACAGAGTCAGCATCAACAACGCATCCCCAAACACCTCAAAATCTGACAGTACTGTTTTGACTGCTCCACCACACTGGTTCTAGTTGAGGTGTTTTATTCGCTTGAAGCACTTTCTCTACTCACTTTACTTGACTTAACTGTTTTTACTgttaattttattttcctttaaattggcataattgtattattattagatTTTGGTGAGATGGCCtgattgtattttctttcttttaaacgATTGATCAAGTCTCTATGAaacttattttagttttttttctttttacattaaagaccttcaaaaagtggattGCAAAGTGTTTCTTGACAATGAAAAAAGTAAAGAGTAATGCACCATCTTGCTGTGATTTAGAATATTTTATTCTGTATACAGGTCTATTTCTACAACCAAGTTAGTTTGCTCCCTATTCTATTCTTCTCGTGGCCACCAGGTGGCAGCCTTTACATTTACAGCCCAAGCCTTTTCAATCAGGCATTTTCTCTCCTCTACAACTTAATACTCATGTATGTGTTGTATAAGCTCAATTGGCAAATGGCATTCATGTATATATCCGCCATTAAATTGTCTTATTTCAGCAGTAAAGAGAAAATGGGCAGATATTTTGTtacttaaattattattaaaccCATCGTTATCATCACCTTTGTGGTCATACTGCTGCTCTATGTCTCATATGGAGGTGTCCAGATAAAAGGAGACATGTTCTCCCTGCTcatatttatattaaaacagGCATACAAATACTCAACCTCTGCATTGCTTTGTTGATTTTCTTAAACCACACGGGTTGAGTCTGGACTTGCCTTTTCCTAGTAACACCCCAACATGGCCTTTGGCTTGTCAACGTCTATAACTTGCTCAATGAAAAAAAGTCTGGGCATGTCTGATAATTGAAATCATACTGACATAGAAATGAAGAAATTAAAACCATAAGGCTTTGCTCAAAGCTGAACAAGCTGAAGTTTGAGAAACACAGGCCAGATTTTTCTCATTAAAAGTAAATTTGTAATGTAGATCATACATAATTCATACATGATGGACGTATTCACTCCAAATGAGCCAACAAGTGACACATTCGTTACTTAGCTGTGAGCTCAGActcaaataactttattcaaacttgAGGAATTACAGCATCACCACTTAGAGACTAACCtaagattgattattttataGGGACTTGCACACTTTCTATTGTGTACATCATTCTGTTCAGTGACATCTTCCCTTCTGgttctgtgtcactttacacagcatcAGCAAATGTCCTTTGCATTGTGCCCCCCATTTGAATTTGTGGGTCTTATTGCTCAatatttgtttggatttcttcttCCTGTATTACTTTCCTGTAGCTACTCTCAGGATGTGAAGTGTTTCCGCCGTAAACCAATAAATTAGTTGCATGGGGTGTTATTAGAAACTGCCTGCCTGACAAAGCAAATGGAATAGAAATATTCATGCCAAGCCCCTCTTTGACTTATTTACAGAATCAGTGGCATTACATTGGTTATTATTTACACATGTTGATGAATTTGagtattataaatgtatttaatcctGCATTAGTTTCCCTTTATGAGGCACTGAAGTTGAATCTagtgaataaagtaaaaaaaataaaaaaatggtaccaacatttacaaacattcaAAGGAACCCAGGGGGAGGTAGATGCTCAAAAAACTGTTTCTGGGAGGAgtcttgcttcttttttttctttttttttttgttgcagatgACACGTGAAACTTTCCCGAGGAGTTGGTTGGTATGTCTGCTGTGTGCTGTGCGGCTCTCCGTTAACTGCAGACAACCTATAGCGAGTAAACCAGTGTGCTTGGTGCCTATTTTTAGCAGTCTGCCTGTCTAATGGGGGAAAGCGAAGGGACTTGAAGAAAGTGCTCAGGAAGTTGGACTCAGCTGCGATGCAATGAGCTCGAACAACACCGCAAAGTGAc is part of the Labrus bergylta chromosome 10, fLabBer1.1, whole genome shotgun sequence genome and encodes:
- the LOC109987893 gene encoding ubiquitin-conjugating enzyme E2 D2 — its product is MALKRIRKELMDLQKDPPASCSAGPVGDDMFHWQATITGPNDSPYHGGVFFLSVHFPTDYPFKPPKLAFTTKIYHPNINGNGSICLDILRSQWSPALTVSKVLLSICSLLCDPNPDDPLVPDIAKIYKSDRQKYNQIAREWTQTYAM